The following are from one region of the Rhizobium sullae genome:
- the gmk gene encoding guanylate kinase: protein MKPAKASPVPIARRGLMLVISSPSGAGKSTIARTLLAQDKQIGLSVSVTTRQRRPSEVEGIHYHFKSIREFERLRDSDALLEWAEVHGNFYGTPREPVEAAMAEGRDMLFDIDWQGAQQLQEKMSADVVSIFVLPPTMTELQSRLHRRAEDSEEVIAQRLSNSRAEISHWREYDYVIVNDDLDTAFDAVQSIVKAERLRRDRRHGIYDFVTKLLEETPAL from the coding sequence CCGGCGAAAGCTTCGCCCGTTCCGATCGCCCGCCGCGGTCTGATGCTCGTCATCTCGTCGCCGTCGGGCGCGGGCAAGTCGACGATCGCAAGGACGCTGCTGGCACAGGACAAGCAGATCGGCCTCTCCGTCAGCGTGACGACCCGCCAGCGGCGCCCGAGCGAGGTCGAGGGCATTCATTACCATTTCAAGAGCATTCGCGAATTCGAGCGGCTGCGCGATTCCGATGCGCTGCTGGAATGGGCCGAAGTGCACGGCAATTTCTACGGCACGCCGCGCGAGCCGGTGGAAGCTGCGATGGCCGAAGGCCGCGACATGCTTTTCGATATCGACTGGCAGGGCGCCCAGCAGTTGCAGGAGAAGATGTCGGCAGACGTCGTGTCGATCTTCGTCCTGCCGCCGACGATGACTGAATTGCAGTCGCGCCTTCACCGGCGTGCCGAAGATTCGGAAGAGGTCATCGCCCAGCGCCTTTCCAATTCACGCGCCGAGATCTCCCATTGGCGGGAATATGACTATGTCATCGTCAACGACGACCTCGACACCGCCTTCGACGCCGTCCAGTCGATCGTGAAGGCCGAACGCCTGCGCCGCGACCGGCGGCACGGCATCTACGATTTCGTCACCAAATTGCTGGAAGAAACGCCCGCTCTCTAA
- a CDS encoding phosphatase PAP2 family protein: MTASLADKSSAQARFPSSAGYIFIALFCLWWVLLLIFHSFPQVDIVASWHFFLVETCKPSNAAAQICGHFPSRQPFLETLRTIFFRLPYVVGAFQLALLIACYRHHGGTFNALRARNLKIALASLLLGPGLIANLILKAHWGRPRPIETLNFGGSFDFVQAGSLAGKCMSNCSFVSGEAASAGWLLCLVMLIPQPARTGLFLPILAISILTPLMRLSFGAHYLSDLVLGWLLAIVVFAGVYAFTDSSHRPKNSEI; encoded by the coding sequence GTGACCGCTAGTCTTGCAGACAAGTCATCCGCCCAAGCTCGCTTTCCATCCAGCGCGGGATATATTTTTATAGCGCTCTTCTGTCTGTGGTGGGTGCTGCTTCTGATATTCCATTCTTTCCCGCAGGTCGATATCGTTGCCTCGTGGCATTTCTTTCTCGTCGAGACCTGCAAACCCTCCAACGCAGCGGCGCAGATTTGCGGACATTTCCCCTCACGTCAGCCCTTTCTGGAAACGCTCAGAACGATTTTCTTTCGGCTGCCGTATGTTGTGGGGGCCTTTCAACTCGCCCTGCTGATTGCGTGCTACCGGCATCACGGCGGAACCTTCAACGCGCTCCGGGCCCGAAACCTCAAGATCGCCCTGGCATCACTGCTGCTTGGACCCGGCCTGATCGCGAACCTCATCCTTAAGGCACATTGGGGCCGGCCGCGGCCGATCGAGACCCTCAACTTCGGCGGCAGCTTCGATTTCGTGCAGGCGGGATCGCTTGCCGGAAAGTGCATGTCGAACTGTTCGTTTGTCTCCGGAGAGGCGGCAAGCGCCGGCTGGCTGCTCTGCCTCGTCATGCTGATACCGCAACCGGCGCGAACCGGACTGTTTTTGCCGATTCTGGCGATCTCTATCCTCACGCCGCTGATGCGGCTTTCCTTCGGCGCGCACTACCTGTCCGATCTCGTGCTCGGCTGGCTTTTGGCGATTGTGGTTTTTGCCGGTGTCTATGCGTTTACCGATTCGTCACACCGGCCAAAAAATTCTGAAATTTGA
- the rsmA gene encoding 16S rRNA (adenine(1518)-N(6)/adenine(1519)-N(6))-dimethyltransferase RsmA, whose amino-acid sequence MAALDGLPPLRDVIQRHGLDARKALGQNFLLDLNLTQKVARTAGSLEGCTVFEVGPGPGGLTRAILALGAKKVIAVERDPRCLPALAEISDHYPDRLEVMGGDALKTDFEALAPEGPVKIIANLPYNVGTQLLVNWLLPKEWPPFWDSLTLMFQKEVGERIVAAQDDDHYGRLGVLCGWRTDAYMAFDVSPQAFTPPPKVTSTVVHLTPKENPIPCAVANLERVTHAAFGQRRKMLRQSLKPLGGESLLNKVGIDPQRRAETLSVEEFCLLANSL is encoded by the coding sequence ATGGCCGCACTCGATGGTCTGCCGCCGCTTCGGGACGTGATCCAGCGTCACGGCCTCGATGCACGCAAGGCGCTCGGGCAAAACTTCCTTCTCGACCTCAACCTGACGCAGAAAGTGGCACGCACGGCAGGATCGCTGGAAGGCTGTACCGTCTTCGAGGTAGGCCCTGGACCCGGTGGGCTGACGCGTGCCATCCTGGCGCTAGGGGCGAAGAAGGTGATTGCCGTCGAGCGTGATCCGCGATGCCTGCCCGCGCTAGCGGAAATATCGGACCACTACCCTGACCGGCTCGAGGTTATGGGCGGCGATGCGCTGAAGACCGATTTCGAGGCGCTGGCGCCCGAGGGACCTGTCAAGATCATCGCCAATCTTCCCTACAATGTCGGCACGCAACTGCTGGTGAACTGGCTGCTGCCAAAGGAATGGCCGCCGTTCTGGGATTCCCTGACGCTAATGTTCCAGAAGGAAGTTGGTGAGCGTATCGTCGCCGCACAGGACGACGACCACTATGGTCGGCTCGGCGTGCTTTGCGGCTGGAGGACCGATGCGTACATGGCCTTCGACGTCTCGCCGCAGGCCTTCACGCCGCCGCCGAAGGTGACGTCGACGGTGGTGCATCTGACGCCGAAGGAAAACCCCATCCCCTGCGCCGTCGCCAACCTTGAAAGAGTAACGCATGCTGCCTTCGGTCAGCGGCGCAAGATGCTACGCCAGAGCCTCAAGCCGCTGGGCGGCGAGAGCCTGCTCAATAAGGTAGGCATCGATCCGCAGCGCCGCGCAGAAACGCTTTCCGTCGAGGAATTCTGCCTGCTTGCGAATTCGCTTTAG
- a CDS encoding leucyl aminopeptidase yields MAAKFDISFSKSAKISGGLSILLKASDADLAAGAGIADPASVIARAMKIAKFSAKPVSTLDIVAPEGSPAERLIVIGLGKAEELTAHDWLKAGGTAASKIKSVEKATIFIDAPGVDIDAKIAADFALGILLRGYSFDTYKTKKTDDEDKANGKATKVTIITAAAAGATKAFADSEVVADGVNLARDLVNEPPNVLGPVEFAAKAKQLEKLGVEVEILTEREMKRLGMGALLGVAQGSARPPRLAIMQWKGGKAKERPVAFVGKGVVFDTGGISIKPAAGMEDMKGDMGGAAAVTGLMHVLAARKAAVNAVGIIGLVENMPDGNAQRPGDIVTSMSGQTVEVINTDAEGRLVLCDALWYCNDRFKPQFMINLATLTGAVVVALGSVHAGLFSNDDALASRLTEAGLSTSEKVWRMPLGKEYDKMIDSKFADMKNTGGRYAGSITAAHFLKRFVQDTPWAHLDIAGTAMGSPLDEINQSWGSGFGVRLLDRLVRDHYEA; encoded by the coding sequence ATGGCAGCCAAATTCGATATCTCATTTTCAAAGTCGGCCAAGATCAGCGGCGGACTGAGCATTCTGCTGAAGGCAAGCGACGCCGATTTGGCTGCGGGAGCCGGGATCGCCGACCCGGCCAGCGTCATCGCTAGGGCCATGAAAATTGCGAAATTCTCGGCAAAACCGGTGAGCACGCTCGATATTGTCGCCCCCGAAGGCTCGCCGGCCGAACGCCTTATCGTGATCGGTCTCGGCAAGGCCGAAGAACTGACGGCGCATGACTGGCTGAAGGCAGGCGGTACGGCTGCCTCGAAGATCAAGAGCGTCGAGAAGGCGACCATCTTCATTGATGCCCCAGGCGTTGATATCGATGCAAAGATTGCCGCGGATTTCGCGCTCGGCATTCTGCTGCGGGGTTACAGCTTCGATACCTACAAGACGAAGAAGACCGACGACGAGGACAAGGCGAACGGCAAGGCAACCAAGGTCACCATCATTACCGCCGCTGCGGCCGGCGCAACGAAGGCCTTTGCCGATTCTGAAGTTGTCGCCGATGGCGTCAACCTTGCGCGTGATCTCGTGAACGAACCGCCGAACGTGCTCGGCCCCGTCGAGTTCGCGGCAAAGGCAAAGCAGCTGGAAAAACTCGGCGTCGAGGTCGAAATCCTGACGGAGCGCGAGATGAAGCGTCTCGGCATGGGGGCGTTGCTCGGCGTCGCCCAAGGTTCCGCTCGTCCGCCGCGCCTTGCCATCATGCAGTGGAAGGGCGGAAAGGCCAAGGAGCGTCCCGTCGCCTTCGTTGGCAAGGGCGTCGTCTTCGACACCGGCGGCATCTCGATCAAGCCGGCGGCAGGCATGGAGGACATGAAGGGAGACATGGGCGGTGCGGCCGCTGTCACCGGCCTGATGCATGTGCTTGCCGCCCGCAAGGCAGCGGTCAATGCCGTCGGTATCATCGGCCTCGTCGAAAACATGCCGGACGGCAATGCCCAGCGCCCGGGCGATATCGTCACCTCAATGTCCGGCCAGACGGTCGAGGTCATCAACACTGACGCCGAAGGCCGTCTCGTGCTCTGCGACGCGCTGTGGTATTGCAACGACCGCTTCAAGCCACAGTTCATGATCAACCTTGCGACGCTGACGGGCGCCGTCGTCGTGGCGCTCGGCAGCGTCCATGCCGGCTTGTTTTCGAACGATGACGCGCTTGCCAGCCGATTGACGGAGGCCGGCCTCTCCACGAGTGAGAAGGTCTGGCGCATGCCGCTCGGCAAGGAATACGACAAGATGATCGACAGCAAGTTCGCCGACATGAAGAACACCGGCGGCCGCTACGCGGGTTCGATCACGGCGGCGCATTTCCTGAAGCGCTTCGTGCAGGACACCCCCTGGGCGCATCTCGATATCGCCGGCACCGCAATGGGTTCGCCGCTGGATGAGATCAACCAGTCCTGGGGTTCCGGCTTTGGCGTCCGGCTGCTGGATCGCCTCGTGCGCGACCACTACGAAGCCTGA
- the lptG gene encoding LPS export ABC transporter permease LptG has translation MIFGTLGRYFFRRYLAITIWFFLGIISIVYLIDFSETAGRMSGLPGYTVAGGLLMTAVRLPLIIQQTVPFIALFVGMTVLIGLNRRYELVVARAAGISVWQFMSPFIAGAFLLGILTMTVINPLAAWGQRQAALVETDWRGQEKATSNKPQVPWLRQISGQDDVIIGARTIQENGTLLIDAVLIHFDSAGRVILRQDAASAKLEDGYWLLKNITERRPGEIAVRKDTLQLRTNLKQDFVQERLTAPETVAFFDLSNRIAIAKSFGVPTKALETQFHSLLSQPLLLVAMTLIAATVSLKFSRFNQSRSVILGGILSGFVLYVVNVLVKAFGSSGVVPPFVAAWIPVVVALALGATILLHQEDG, from the coding sequence ATGATCTTCGGCACCCTGGGACGCTACTTCTTCCGCCGGTATCTTGCGATCACGATCTGGTTCTTCCTCGGAATCATCTCGATCGTCTACCTTATCGATTTCAGTGAGACGGCAGGCCGGATGTCGGGCCTGCCGGGCTATACAGTTGCCGGAGGCCTGCTGATGACGGCCGTCAGGCTGCCGCTCATCATTCAGCAGACCGTGCCTTTCATAGCGCTCTTCGTCGGGATGACCGTGCTGATCGGATTGAACCGCAGGTATGAACTGGTGGTGGCGCGCGCAGCCGGCATCTCGGTGTGGCAGTTCATGTCGCCTTTCATCGCCGGCGCCTTCCTGCTCGGCATCCTGACGATGACCGTCATCAATCCACTCGCGGCTTGGGGTCAGCGGCAGGCAGCACTCGTGGAAACCGATTGGCGCGGCCAGGAAAAAGCAACAAGCAACAAGCCGCAGGTTCCCTGGCTGCGCCAGATCAGCGGCCAGGACGACGTCATCATCGGCGCGCGCACGATTCAGGAGAACGGGACGCTGCTGATCGATGCCGTTTTGATCCACTTCGATTCGGCCGGCCGCGTCATTCTGCGACAGGACGCAGCTTCGGCAAAATTGGAAGATGGTTACTGGCTTCTTAAGAACATTACCGAACGCCGGCCAGGCGAAATCGCGGTTCGAAAGGATACTCTTCAACTTCGCACCAATCTGAAACAGGATTTCGTCCAGGAACGGTTGACAGCGCCTGAAACCGTTGCCTTTTTTGATCTTTCCAATCGAATAGCAATTGCCAAATCCTTCGGCGTTCCGACGAAGGCACTGGAGACGCAATTCCACTCATTGCTGTCCCAACCGCTGCTGCTTGTCGCGATGACTCTCATTGCTGCAACAGTGTCGCTAAAATTTAGCCGGTTCAACCAGTCGAGGTCGGTGATTCTGGGTGGAATCCTTTCGGGCTTCGTGCTTTATGTCGTCAACGTGCTTGTAAAGGCATTTGGAAGCAGCGGAGTCGTACCGCCTTTCGTGGCGGCTTGGATTCCGGTCGTCGTCGCATTGGCTCTCGGCGCAACGATTCTGCTTCATCAGGAGGACGGCTAG
- a CDS encoding LPS-assembly protein LptD — protein MAAGDRKTFSKQLVALLAGTTLLSYSGNIPAVFAQDSTLQRLQPRVDPEAKMMLSANELVYNRDQQIVSAIGGVQINYAGYKMVAQRVEYNQKTGRMMAIGNIELISPDGNRMYSDKLDVTDDFAEGFVNALRIETTDNTRIAAESGERVNDNLMILNKGVYTACLPCAERPERPPFWQVKAERVIQNGEKHTIRLEKARFELLGHPIAFLPWIEVPDQTVKRKSGFLFPSFSTSQNLGFGLTVPYYYVFSPSMDLTVSGTGYTNQGFLLDAEFRQRFENGTHTLRVAGINQIHPQSFTEDTSDREADNRGMIGSQAEFKINPRWTFGWDVMVQSDNNFSRTYELKGFNETTHNNQVYLTGLGKRNYFDIRSFYFDVQDADPDSEAEKEQAIVYPVIDYHAVAPQPLAGGELSLDVNFTNISRTHDSFFLNPAGENRFPGLEGQTSRLTGELEWKRTFVTPQGVLITPLIAARGDALALNMDDPSVLGTYDGNYDDGKSATRGMITAGLEARYPILMTTANSTHVFEPIAQVYARPDEPLAGALPNEDAQSFVFDATSLFERDKFSGYDRIEGGTRANIGFQYTGTFDNGYKLHGIFGQSYQLAGQNSFAEDDLVNVGADSGLETTRSDYVGLAGVETPQGLSFAASYRLDEEDLSFRRGDLTTGFQTDTFQSQLLYTHISAQPDYGFAEDSDEIQAKATVKFKDYWSVFGGIAWDLNNDVVSRKTLGLSYEDECTIFTIAYSSKRDTSDQSASDWSIGARLTFRTLGDINVGYSDDIEKNIYNN, from the coding sequence GTGGCGGCAGGCGACCGCAAGACTTTTAGTAAACAGTTGGTTGCCCTGCTCGCAGGGACGACTCTGCTCAGCTATTCCGGAAACATTCCCGCCGTATTCGCGCAAGATTCGACGCTGCAGAGGCTGCAGCCGAGGGTCGATCCCGAAGCGAAGATGATGCTTTCGGCCAACGAGCTCGTCTACAACCGCGATCAGCAGATCGTCTCCGCAATCGGAGGCGTACAGATCAACTATGCGGGCTACAAAATGGTGGCCCAGCGTGTGGAATACAACCAGAAGACGGGCCGGATGATGGCGATCGGCAATATCGAGCTGATCAGCCCCGACGGCAATCGCATGTATTCCGACAAGCTCGACGTGACAGACGACTTCGCCGAAGGCTTCGTCAATGCGCTGCGCATCGAGACTACGGACAACACGCGCATCGCCGCTGAAAGCGGCGAGCGGGTCAACGACAATCTGATGATCCTCAACAAGGGCGTTTACACGGCATGCCTTCCCTGCGCCGAACGCCCCGAACGCCCGCCTTTCTGGCAGGTCAAGGCCGAGCGCGTCATCCAGAACGGCGAAAAACATACCATCCGGCTGGAGAAGGCACGCTTCGAACTGCTCGGTCATCCGATCGCCTTCCTCCCCTGGATCGAGGTTCCGGACCAGACGGTCAAGCGAAAGTCCGGCTTCCTGTTCCCCAGCTTCAGCACATCGCAGAACCTCGGCTTCGGCCTGACGGTTCCCTACTACTACGTTTTCTCGCCGAGCATGGACCTGACAGTCAGCGGCACCGGCTACACGAATCAGGGCTTCCTGCTCGATGCTGAGTTCCGGCAGCGTTTCGAAAACGGCACGCATACGCTCCGCGTTGCGGGCATCAACCAGATACATCCGCAGAGCTTCACCGAGGACACGAGCGACCGTGAAGCCGATAACCGCGGAATGATTGGATCCCAGGCAGAGTTCAAGATCAATCCCCGCTGGACATTCGGCTGGGATGTCATGGTCCAGAGCGACAATAACTTCTCGCGTACCTACGAACTCAAAGGCTTCAACGAAACGACCCACAACAACCAGGTTTATCTGACGGGTCTCGGCAAGCGGAATTACTTCGACATCAGATCGTTCTATTTTGACGTCCAGGATGCCGATCCCGATAGCGAGGCAGAAAAAGAGCAGGCGATCGTCTATCCGGTGATAGACTATCATGCCGTGGCACCGCAGCCGCTTGCCGGCGGCGAGCTGTCGCTCGATGTCAACTTTACGAATATTTCGCGCACCCACGACAGCTTCTTCCTCAACCCTGCGGGCGAAAACCGCTTCCCAGGCCTCGAGGGACAGACGTCCCGCCTGACGGGCGAGTTGGAATGGAAGCGTACTTTCGTGACGCCCCAGGGCGTACTTATTACGCCTCTCATCGCCGCACGAGGCGATGCACTCGCGCTCAACATGGACGATCCAAGCGTGCTTGGAACTTACGACGGCAATTACGACGACGGCAAAAGCGCAACGCGCGGAATGATCACCGCCGGCCTGGAAGCGCGCTATCCTATCCTGATGACCACGGCAAACAGCACGCACGTCTTCGAACCGATCGCACAAGTCTACGCCCGTCCCGACGAGCCGCTGGCAGGCGCCCTACCCAACGAGGACGCGCAAAGCTTCGTTTTCGACGCGACGTCGCTTTTCGAGCGTGACAAGTTCTCGGGTTACGATCGCATCGAGGGCGGCACGCGCGCCAATATTGGCTTCCAGTACACCGGCACGTTCGACAACGGCTACAAGCTTCACGGCATTTTCGGCCAGTCCTATCAGCTTGCCGGTCAGAACTCGTTTGCCGAGGACGATCTCGTGAATGTGGGGGCGGATTCGGGTCTCGAGACCACCCGTTCCGACTATGTCGGACTGGCCGGTGTGGAGACGCCGCAGGGGCTTTCCTTCGCCGCCTCGTACCGCCTGGACGAGGAGGATCTTTCCTTCCGTCGCGGCGATCTGACGACCGGTTTCCAGACCGATACGTTCCAGAGCCAGCTTCTCTACACCCATATTTCCGCACAGCCGGACTACGGGTTTGCTGAAGACAGCGATGAAATCCAGGCCAAGGCAACGGTCAAGTTCAAGGACTACTGGTCCGTCTTCGGTGGCATCGCATGGGATCTCAACAACGATGTCGTCAGCAGGAAGACACTCGGCCTTTCCTATGAAGACGAATGCACGATCTTCACAATCGCCTATAGTTCGAAACGCGATACGAGCGACCAGTCGGCAAGCGATTGGAGCATCGGTGCCAGACTCACGTTCCGCACGCTTGGCGATATCAACGTTGGATATTCTGACGATATCGAAAAGAATATCTACAATAATTGA
- a CDS encoding molecular chaperone SurA, protein MIGARKIVTTLFAGAALCVLGALVQPQGGSAFAASEVKAVVNGVALTTGDVATRQAFLRLQRQKADAKTAEESLVEETLKRQEISRVRMSVSQDDVNASFARFASGNKLSTEQLTQVLTQAGVGADHFKQYIAVQMSWPRVVNARYGSSARMSSSDLVSRMMENNKQKPVTTEYMLQQIIFVVPQAKKGITGKRKSEAEASRSKYPGCEQAKVFAATMRDVSVRELGRILAPELPAEWKPLVEQAKGNTTATRVTDKGVEYLAICSQREVSDDTAAEIVFRQEDLDKAKAGKSAPENENAAKYMEELRKKAQIIYR, encoded by the coding sequence ATGATTGGCGCGAGAAAAATTGTCACAACTCTGTTTGCCGGAGCTGCCTTGTGCGTGCTCGGGGCGCTTGTTCAGCCCCAGGGCGGTTCCGCTTTTGCCGCCAGCGAAGTCAAGGCCGTCGTCAACGGGGTGGCGCTGACCACAGGCGACGTCGCAACGCGCCAGGCGTTCCTTCGTCTCCAGCGCCAGAAGGCCGATGCGAAGACGGCAGAAGAATCGCTTGTTGAGGAAACCCTGAAGCGTCAGGAAATCTCGCGGGTGCGCATGTCCGTCTCCCAGGATGACGTCAATGCGTCCTTTGCGCGCTTTGCATCCGGAAACAAGCTCTCGACCGAGCAGCTTACCCAAGTTCTCACTCAGGCCGGGGTCGGCGCCGATCATTTCAAGCAGTATATTGCAGTGCAAATGAGCTGGCCGCGTGTCGTCAATGCGCGCTATGGGTCGAGTGCCCGCATGTCGAGCAGCGATCTCGTCAGTCGCATGATGGAAAACAACAAGCAAAAACCGGTCACGACCGAATACATGCTTCAGCAAATCATCTTCGTGGTGCCGCAAGCGAAGAAGGGCATTACGGGCAAGCGCAAGAGCGAGGCCGAAGCCTCACGTTCGAAATATCCGGGCTGCGAACAGGCAAAGGTCTTTGCAGCAACAATGCGCGACGTCTCGGTCCGCGAACTTGGCCGCATCCTGGCGCCCGAACTTCCGGCCGAGTGGAAGCCATTGGTCGAGCAGGCCAAGGGCAATACCACGGCGACCCGCGTGACGGACAAGGGCGTGGAGTATCTTGCGATCTGCAGCCAGCGCGAGGTGTCCGACGATACGGCCGCTGAGATCGTTTTCCGGCAGGAAGACCTCGACAAGGCCAAGGCCGGCAAGAGCGCGCCGGAAAACGAAAACGCCGCCAAATATATGGAAGAGCTGCGCAAGAAGGCGCAGATCATCTATCGCTGA
- the lptF gene encoding LPS export ABC transporter permease LptF gives MKLLEIYILRRVGQMFLVALLPVLAIIWTTQVLQRINLVTDSGQSIGSFAKLATLILPSIIPVVLPFAIVIGVTQTLTTMNNDSELTVIDAAGAKRNIIIRPILLLAAVISIFSFFVDNVVEPKAKTGARQMIAAAYADLLSTVIEEKNFRRIDEGLYVQISERLAGRVLRGLFVVDERDPAFDMIYYAREGAVDDAGTSLIMRDGEVQRKARDGNVSIIKFDSYSFDLSDLTQNRGQATLRASDRDLAFLFNPDPADKDYIAKPGSYRAELHRRLSDWVLPFVFALIALAVAGDARSHREARLHPMVAALTLAFALRWASFYAANQIDTDPFYISVLYAIPVVAGIAAIVFLSMHKRLLIPAAVGERAAGIWHRIERLLPSAIGKTPGGRA, from the coding sequence ATGAAACTACTAGAGATCTACATATTGCGGCGCGTCGGCCAGATGTTTCTCGTAGCGCTGCTGCCGGTGCTCGCGATCATATGGACGACCCAGGTCCTGCAGCGTATCAACCTGGTCACCGATAGCGGTCAGTCGATTGGCTCGTTCGCCAAGCTTGCGACGCTGATCCTGCCATCGATCATTCCTGTCGTCCTGCCCTTCGCCATTGTGATCGGCGTCACTCAGACGCTGACGACGATGAACAACGATTCGGAGCTGACCGTTATCGATGCGGCCGGCGCAAAACGGAACATCATCATCCGCCCGATCCTGCTGCTTGCGGCCGTGATAAGCATATTCTCGTTCTTCGTCGACAACGTCGTCGAGCCGAAGGCTAAGACCGGCGCGCGCCAGATGATCGCGGCAGCCTATGCCGATCTGCTGTCCACCGTCATCGAAGAGAAGAACTTCCGCAGGATCGATGAAGGTCTCTACGTGCAGATTTCGGAACGGTTGGCAGGCCGCGTGCTGAGGGGCCTGTTCGTCGTCGACGAGCGCGATCCCGCCTTCGACATGATCTATTACGCACGCGAGGGCGCGGTCGACGATGCGGGAACATCACTCATCATGCGCGACGGCGAGGTTCAGCGCAAAGCCCGTGACGGCAACGTCTCCATCATCAAATTCGACTCCTATTCCTTCGATCTCTCCGATCTGACGCAGAACCGCGGGCAGGCGACGCTTCGGGCCAGCGACCGCGATCTGGCCTTCCTGTTCAATCCGGATCCTGCCGACAAGGATTACATCGCCAAGCCGGGGTCGTACCGCGCTGAACTTCACCGTCGGCTCAGCGATTGGGTTCTGCCTTTCGTTTTTGCGCTGATTGCGCTGGCGGTCGCCGGTGACGCGCGGTCGCATCGCGAGGCGCGTCTCCATCCGATGGTCGCGGCTCTGACCCTTGCCTTTGCCCTGCGCTGGGCGTCGTTCTACGCGGCAAACCAGATCGACACGGATCCGTTCTACATCAGCGTGCTGTATGCGATACCCGTCGTGGCCGGCATCGCCGCTATCGTCTTCCTCAGCATGCACAAGCGTCTTTTGATTCCAGCCGCCGTGGGAGAACGCGCCGCCGGCATCTGGCATAGAATCGAGCGACTGCTGCCTTCCGCAATCGGAAAAACGCCCGGAGGCCGCGCATGA
- the pdxA gene encoding 4-hydroxythreonine-4-phosphate dehydrogenase PdxA, with product MATPFSRPLALTQGDPAGIGPDITLMAWLRRRELGLPPFFLIGDPDVLAVRARQLDLSVAIAEASAATAPDVFADALPVLPIPAGVEVAAGEPHVATAPATIAAIETAVSLVVKGEAAGVVTNPIAKAVLYEAGFKFPGHTEFLADLATRATGKPVRPVMMLAGPKLRAIPVTIHIPIKDVPQALSGELIVETCRIAHADLRKRFGIERPRLAVAGLNPHAGESGTMGREDEDIIHPAIQLLRSEGIDAIGPLPADTMFHDEARARYDVAVCMYHDQALIPVKALGFDDSVNVTLGLPFVRTSPDHGTAFGIAGKGLAREQSLIAALKLAAHLSRSAEHR from the coding sequence GTGGCTACCCCATTTTCGCGCCCGCTTGCGCTGACGCAAGGCGATCCGGCCGGCATCGGCCCGGACATAACCCTGATGGCCTGGCTGAGGCGGCGTGAGCTTGGCCTGCCACCTTTCTTTCTGATCGGCGACCCAGACGTGCTGGCGGTAAGAGCGCGGCAGCTCGATCTTTCCGTCGCGATAGCTGAGGCGAGCGCTGCAACGGCTCCGGATGTCTTTGCCGATGCCCTGCCCGTCCTGCCAATTCCTGCCGGCGTCGAAGTGGCCGCCGGCGAGCCGCATGTCGCGACGGCGCCTGCTACGATTGCCGCGATCGAAACCGCCGTATCGCTGGTCGTCAAAGGCGAGGCGGCAGGCGTCGTCACCAATCCCATCGCCAAAGCCGTCCTTTACGAGGCTGGCTTCAAATTTCCCGGACATACTGAATTTCTTGCCGATCTCGCTACCCGCGCGACCGGCAAACCGGTCAGGCCCGTTATGATGCTGGCGGGCCCCAAGCTGCGGGCGATCCCGGTTACCATTCATATCCCGATCAAGGACGTTCCCCAGGCTCTGAGCGGCGAACTGATTGTGGAAACGTGCCGCATCGCACACGCCGACCTCCGAAAGCGCTTCGGCATCGAGAGACCGCGCCTTGCCGTCGCCGGTCTCAATCCGCATGCTGGCGAAAGCGGAACGATGGGACGCGAGGACGAAGACATCATTCATCCCGCCATACAGCTTCTTCGCTCCGAGGGCATCGACGCGATCGGCCCCCTTCCCGCCGATACCATGTTCCACGACGAGGCCCGCGCCCGGTATGATGTCGCGGTCTGCATGTATCACGATCAGGCCCTGATCCCGGTCAAGGCCCTTGGCTTCGACGATTCCGTCAATGTGACGCTCGGCCTGCCCTTCGTGCGGACATCGCCGGATCACGGAACGGCATTCGGTATTGCCGGTAAGGGCCTTGCGCGCGAACAGAGCCTGATTGCCGCCCTCAAGCTTGCAGCCCATCTCAGTCGTTCGGCGGAACATCGCTGA